In one Cyprinus carpio isolate SPL01 chromosome B2, ASM1834038v1, whole genome shotgun sequence genomic region, the following are encoded:
- the LOC109105102 gene encoding growth hormone secretagogue receptor type 1 → MPTWTNQSNCSFNCSWDENATYWGFEHPVNIFPVPVLTGVTVTCALFFFVGVTGNLMTILVVTKYKDMRTTTNLYLSSMAFSDLLIFLCMPLDLYRIWRYRPWNFGNVLCKLFQFVSECCTYSTILNITALSVERYFAICFPLRAKVVVTKGRVRGVILVLWIVSFFSAGPVFVLVGVEHENGTNSWDTNECRATEYAIRSGLLTIMVWVSSIFFFLPVFCLTVLYSLIGRKLWKRKRETIGENTSSRDKNNRQTVKMLAVVVFAFVLCWLPFHVGRYLISKSTEMGSPVMSVISHYCNLISFVLFYLSAAINPILYNIMSKKYRMAACKLFGLHHSPRRSTSVVKGESSPCWTESTASL, encoded by the exons ATGCCTACCTGGACGAACCAGTCCAACTGTTCCTTCAACTGCAGTTGGGATGAGAACGCGACATACTGGGGATTTGAGCACCCGGTCAACATTTTCCCCGTTCCAGTGCTAACCGGGGTCACCGTCACCTGCGCGCTCTTCTTCTTTGTAGGTGTAACGGGGAATCTCATGACCATTTTGGTGGTGACCAAATACAAGGACATGCGAACCACCACCAACTTGTACCTGTCCAGCATGGCCTTTTCGGATTTACTCATTTTTCTCTGCATGCCTCTGGACTTGTACAGAATCTGGAGATACCGACCTTGGAATTTCGGCAACGTACTTTGTAAACTCTTTCAGTTTGTGAGCGAGTGTTGCACGTACTCGACCATTCTGAACATCACTGCTCTCAGTGTGGAGAGATACTTTGCTATTTGTTTTCCTCTTAGGGCAAAGGTAGTCGTGACCAAGGGTCGCGTGCGCGGGGTCATTTTGGTCCTCTGGATAGTATCCTTCTTTAGTGCAGGACCTGTGTTTGTGCTCGTCGGGGTTGAGCATGAAAACGGGACAAACTCGTGGGATACAAACGAATGCAGAGCGACGGAATATGCCATTAGGTCTGGGCTCTTAACCATTATGGTTTGGGTCTCCAGCATCTTTTTCTTCTTGCCTGTGTTCTGCTTAACTGTATTGTATAGTCTCATCGGGCGAAAGCTCTggaagagaaagagggagacGATTGGGGAAAACACTTCGAGTCGTGATaaaaacaatagacagacagtGAAAATGTTGG CTGTGGTGGTGTTTGCCTTCGTGCTCTGCTGGCTTCCCTTTCACGTTGGACGTTACCTGATCTCCAAATCCACAGAGATGGGCTCTCCTGTCATGTCCGTCATCAGCCATTACTGTAATCTCATCTCCTTTGTACTCTTTTACCTGAGTGCTGCAATCAACCCTATTCTGTACAACATCATGTCCAAGAAGTACAGGATGGCAGCTTGCAAACTTTTCGGACTGCATCATAGCCCACGAAGAAGCACATCAGTGGTCAAAGGAGAGAGTTCCCCGTGCTGGACAGAATCCACTGCCAGCCTGTGA